Proteins found in one Enterococcus sp. 9D6_DIV0238 genomic segment:
- a CDS encoding phosphoglycerate kinase, protein MAKKTIKDVDLKDKKVLVRVDFNVPLKDGVITNDNRIVAALPTIQYVIDNGGKAILFSHLGRVKTEEDKAGKSLKPVAERLGELLGKPVTFVPETRGTELETAVNNMKDGDVLVFENTRFEDIDGKKESGNDAELGKYWASLGDVFVNDAFGTAHRAHASNVGIASTGIPTVAGFLMEKEIKFVGEAVTAPKRPFVAILGGAKVSDKIGVIENLIEKADKILIGGGMTYTFYKAKGMNIGKSLVEEDKVALAKELIEKAGDKLILPIDSITAAEFSNDVPTEEHTGDVPEGQMGLDIGPETIALFAQALDGAKTVVWNGPMGVFEMSNFAKGTIGVCEAIANLADATTIIGGGDSAAAAIQLGFADKFTHISTGGGASLELLEGKELPGLAAINDK, encoded by the coding sequence ATGGCTAAAAAAACAATCAAAGATGTTGATTTAAAAGACAAAAAAGTCCTTGTTCGTGTTGACTTCAATGTACCATTGAAAGATGGCGTGATCACTAACGACAACCGTATAGTTGCAGCTTTGCCAACAATTCAATATGTTATCGACAATGGCGGAAAAGCGATTCTTTTCTCTCACTTAGGTCGTGTAAAAACAGAAGAAGATAAAGCAGGTAAATCTTTGAAACCAGTTGCAGAACGTTTAGGTGAGCTATTAGGCAAACCAGTAACATTCGTTCCTGAAACACGCGGGACTGAATTAGAAACGGCTGTCAACAATATGAAAGATGGCGACGTTTTAGTCTTTGAAAACACTCGTTTTGAAGACATCGACGGTAAAAAAGAAAGCGGCAATGATGCTGAATTAGGCAAATATTGGGCTTCTTTAGGCGATGTATTTGTAAATGATGCATTTGGTACGGCTCACCGTGCGCACGCTTCTAACGTTGGTATTGCATCAACTGGTATTCCAACAGTTGCCGGCTTCTTAATGGAAAAAGAAATCAAATTCGTTGGTGAAGCTGTTACTGCACCAAAACGTCCATTTGTTGCGATTTTAGGCGGAGCAAAAGTTTCTGACAAGATCGGTGTTATCGAAAACTTGATCGAAAAAGCAGATAAGATCCTGATCGGCGGCGGAATGACTTATACATTCTACAAAGCTAAAGGGATGAATATCGGTAAATCTTTAGTAGAAGAAGATAAAGTAGCTTTAGCGAAAGAATTAATCGAAAAAGCAGGTGATAAATTGATCTTGCCAATCGATTCGATCACAGCAGCTGAATTCTCAAATGATGTACCAACAGAAGAGCATACTGGTGATGTTCCTGAAGGTCAAATGGGTCTTGACATTGGTCCTGAAACAATTGCTTTATTCGCGCAAGCTTTAGATGGTGCGAAAACAGTTGTTTGGAACGGTCCTATGGGCGTATTCGAAATGAGCAACTTTGCTAAAGGAACGATCGGTGTTTGTGAAGCAATCGCTAATTTAGCTGATGCAACAACGATCATTGGTGGAGGAGACTCTGCTGCTGCAGCAATTCAATTAGGCTTTGCTGATAAATTCACGCACATCTCAACAGGTGGCGGCGCAAGCTTAGAATTATTAGAAGGTAAAGAATTACCTGGATTAGCAGCGATCAACGATAAATAA
- the eno gene encoding phosphopyruvate hydratase — protein sequence MSIITDVYAREVLDSRGNPTIEVEVYTESGAFGRGMVPSGASTGEYEAVELRDGDKSRYLGKGVVKAVDNVNNIIAEAIIGYDVRDQMAIDKAMIELDGTPNKGKLGANAILGVSIAVARAAADYLEVPLYHYLGGFNTKVLPTPMMNIINGGSHADNSIDFQEFMIMPVGAPTFKEALRYGAEVFHALAGILKARGLATSVGDEGGFAPNLGSNEEGFEVIIEAIEKAGYVPGKDIVLAMDAASSEFYDKEKGVYVLADSGEGEKTTEEMIAFYEELCAKYPIISIEDGLDENDWDGFKKLTVALGDKVQLVGDDLFVTNTTKLAEGIEKGIANSILIKVNQIGTLTETFEAIEMAKEAGYTAVVSHRSGETEDSTISDIAVATNAGQIKTGSLSRTDRIAKYNQLLRIEDQLGEVAEYKGLKSFYNLKNK from the coding sequence ATGTCAATTATTACTGATGTTTACGCACGCGAAGTCTTAGACTCACGCGGTAACCCAACAATCGAAGTAGAAGTATACACTGAAAGCGGAGCTTTTGGCCGTGGAATGGTTCCATCTGGAGCTTCAACTGGTGAATACGAAGCGGTTGAATTACGTGATGGCGACAAATCTCGTTACCTAGGTAAAGGGGTTGTTAAAGCAGTTGACAACGTTAATAACATCATCGCTGAAGCAATCATTGGCTACGATGTTCGTGACCAAATGGCAATTGATAAAGCAATGATCGAATTAGATGGAACTCCTAACAAAGGTAAATTAGGTGCTAACGCTATTCTTGGTGTTTCTATCGCTGTAGCTCGTGCTGCTGCTGATTACCTAGAAGTACCTTTATACCACTACTTAGGCGGATTCAATACAAAAGTATTGCCAACTCCAATGATGAACATCATCAACGGCGGATCTCATGCTGATAACAGTATCGACTTCCAAGAGTTCATGATCATGCCTGTAGGCGCTCCTACATTTAAAGAAGCGTTACGTTATGGTGCTGAAGTATTCCATGCATTAGCAGGAATCTTAAAAGCTCGCGGTTTAGCTACTTCTGTAGGTGACGAAGGTGGTTTCGCTCCTAACCTTGGTTCAAATGAAGAAGGTTTCGAAGTAATCATCGAAGCGATCGAAAAAGCTGGCTATGTACCTGGTAAAGATATCGTTCTTGCTATGGATGCTGCTTCTTCTGAATTCTACGATAAAGAAAAAGGTGTTTACGTTTTAGCTGATTCAGGCGAAGGCGAAAAAACAACTGAAGAAATGATCGCATTCTACGAAGAATTATGTGCGAAATACCCAATCATCTCAATCGAAGATGGTTTAGATGAAAATGACTGGGATGGTTTCAAAAAATTAACTGTTGCTTTAGGTGACAAAGTTCAATTAGTTGGTGACGATTTATTCGTAACAAACACAACTAAATTAGCTGAAGGTATCGAAAAAGGTATCGCTAACTCAATCCTGATCAAAGTAAACCAAATCGGTACTTTAACTGAAACATTTGAAGCAATCGAAATGGCGAAAGAAGCTGGCTATACTGCAGTTGTTTCTCACCGTTCTGGTGAAACAGAAGATTCAACAATCTCTGATATCGCTGTAGCAACAAATGCTGGACAAATCAAAACTGGTTCTCTATCACGTACTGACCGTATTGCAAAATACAACCAATTATTACGTATCGAAGACCAATTAGGCGAAGTTGCCGAATACAAAGGTTTGAAATCTTTCTACAACTTAAAAAACAAATAA
- the tpiA gene encoding triose-phosphate isomerase, translating into MRKPIIAGNWKMNKTLAEAQSFAEAVKNAVPSSDVVDSVIGSPALFLAPLAWNLKDSQVQLSAQNCYWENAGAFTGENSPAAIADLGVQYVIIGHSERREYFHETDEDINKKAKAIFANNMTPIFCCGESLETYEAGKTAEWIEGQITNGLVGLTNDQVSSMVIAYEPIWAIGTGKSADANIADEICGVVRSTVEKLYGKEVSEAVRIQYGGSVKPENIAEYMAKENVDGALVGGASLEADSFLALLEAVK; encoded by the coding sequence ATGCGTAAACCAATTATCGCTGGTAACTGGAAAATGAATAAAACTTTAGCAGAAGCACAAAGCTTTGCTGAAGCAGTAAAAAATGCTGTTCCATCAAGTGATGTTGTCGATTCAGTAATCGGATCTCCTGCATTGTTCTTAGCGCCATTAGCATGGAATCTTAAAGATTCACAAGTGCAATTATCTGCGCAAAACTGCTATTGGGAAAATGCTGGTGCGTTCACTGGTGAAAATTCTCCAGCTGCAATCGCAGATCTAGGTGTTCAATATGTGATCATCGGTCACTCAGAACGTCGTGAGTATTTCCACGAAACAGATGAAGACATCAACAAAAAAGCCAAAGCAATCTTTGCAAACAATATGACACCGATCTTCTGTTGTGGTGAATCTTTAGAGACCTATGAAGCTGGAAAAACAGCTGAATGGATCGAAGGACAAATCACTAATGGCTTAGTAGGCTTAACAAACGATCAAGTATCATCTATGGTCATTGCTTATGAACCAATCTGGGCAATCGGTACTGGTAAATCTGCAGATGCCAACATTGCGGATGAAATCTGTGGTGTTGTTCGTTCAACTGTAGAAAAATTATACGGTAAAGAAGTATCAGAAGCAGTTCGTATCCAATACGGCGGCTCTGTAAAACCAGAAAACATTGCTGAATATATGGCAAAAGAAAACGTTGACGGTGCTTTAGTCGGCGGAGCAAGTCTTGAAGCTGATTCATTCTTAGCATTGTTAGAGGCTGTTAAATAA